In Pseudomonas fluorescens NCIMB 11764, a single window of DNA contains:
- the birA gene encoding bifunctional biotin--[acetyl-CoA-carboxylase] ligase/biotin operon repressor BirA: MLTLLKLLKDGRFHSGQALGAALGVSRSAVWKQLQLLEAELGLSIHKVRGRGYQLASPLTLLDSVAIAEQAPSCDWPILVFDSIDSTNAEALRAIDRGQAAPFLVLAERQTSGRGRRGRKWVSPFAENVYYSLVLRIDGGLRQLEGLSLVVGLAVMQTLKELGVSDAGLKWPNDVLVGQKKIAGILLELVGDPADVCYVVLGVGINVNMQMTDEVDQQWTSMRLESGRAFDRNHLVARLGQMLQVYLGRHQVDGFPAIQAEWEQNHLWQGRAVSLIAGVNQIDGEVLGIDRQGALRLKVGGVEKVFSGGELSLRLRDDS; this comes from the coding sequence ATGCTGACATTGTTAAAGCTTCTGAAGGATGGCCGATTTCATTCAGGTCAGGCCCTGGGCGCCGCTTTGGGTGTCAGTCGTAGCGCTGTATGGAAACAGCTTCAGCTTTTAGAAGCTGAGCTTGGCTTGTCCATCCACAAGGTGCGAGGGCGCGGTTATCAACTGGCTTCGCCGTTGACGCTGCTTGATTCTGTCGCGATTGCAGAGCAAGCCCCTTCTTGTGATTGGCCCATTCTTGTTTTCGACTCAATTGACTCCACTAATGCTGAAGCGTTACGTGCAATTGATCGTGGCCAGGCAGCGCCATTTCTTGTGCTTGCCGAGCGGCAGACGTCTGGACGTGGGCGCCGTGGGCGTAAGTGGGTGAGTCCTTTCGCGGAAAATGTCTATTACAGTCTGGTGCTGCGTATTGATGGTGGTCTGCGCCAGCTCGAAGGCTTGAGCCTTGTTGTCGGGCTTGCCGTCATGCAAACCTTGAAAGAGCTGGGTGTCTCAGATGCGGGCTTGAAGTGGCCGAACGATGTTCTGGTGGGTCAGAAAAAAATCGCGGGAATATTACTCGAATTGGTCGGGGATCCCGCTGATGTGTGTTACGTGGTGCTGGGTGTTGGAATTAATGTGAATATGCAGATGACCGATGAGGTTGATCAGCAGTGGACGTCCATGCGGCTCGAGTCGGGGCGCGCATTTGATCGTAATCATCTGGTCGCTCGGCTGGGCCAGATGCTCCAGGTGTATTTGGGGCGGCATCAGGTCGACGGATTTCCTGCTATTCAAGCTGAGTGGGAGCAGAATCATCTATGGCAGGGGCGGGCGGTGTCGTTGATCGCTGGCGTTAACCAGATAGATGGCGAAGTGCTGGGTATCGATAGGCAAGGGGCTCTGCGCTTGAAGGTGGGTGGTGTGGAAAAAGTATTTAGCGGTGGTGAGCTCAGCTTGAGGTTGCGTGATGATTCTTGA
- the tyrS gene encoding tyrosine--tRNA ligase yields the protein MKSVEEQLALIKRGAEELLVESELIEKLKRGQPLRIKAGFDPTAPDLHLGHTVLINKLRQFQELGHQVIFLIGDFTGMIGDPSGKSATRPPLTREQVLENAETYKTQVFKILDPAKTEVAFNSTWMDQMGPADFIRLTSQYTVARMLERDDFDKRYTTNQPIAIHEFLYPLVQGYDSVALRADVELGGTDQKFNLLMGRELQRAYGQEAQCILTMPLLEGLDGVKKMSKSLGNYVGIQEAPGVMYGKLVSIPDALMWRYFELLSFRSMDEINAFRADVEVGANPRDIKIKLAEEIVARFHGEEAAANAHRAAGNRMKDGELPDDLPEIELTATEDMPIAAVLNKAGLVKNSAMARDLLNSGGVRIDGEVVDRTFIYVLGATHVCQAGKKAFARISLKSE from the coding sequence ATGAAGTCGGTTGAAGAGCAGCTAGCGCTGATCAAACGTGGTGCGGAAGAACTGTTGGTCGAGTCCGAGCTGATCGAAAAGCTCAAGCGTGGCCAGCCGCTGCGTATTAAGGCAGGCTTCGATCCGACCGCGCCGGATTTGCACCTGGGTCACACTGTGCTTATTAATAAGCTGCGTCAGTTCCAGGAGCTGGGGCATCAGGTGATCTTCCTTATAGGTGACTTCACCGGGATGATCGGTGATCCAAGCGGCAAGAGCGCAACGCGTCCACCACTTACCCGTGAGCAGGTTCTCGAGAATGCCGAGACCTACAAGACTCAAGTCTTCAAGATTCTTGATCCGGCGAAAACCGAAGTGGCGTTCAACTCCACCTGGATGGACCAGATGGGGCCGGCCGACTTCATTCGCCTGACATCGCAGTACACCGTTGCGCGCATGCTCGAGCGTGACGACTTCGATAAGCGCTATACGACCAATCAACCCATTGCCATTCATGAGTTCCTTTATCCGCTGGTTCAGGGTTACGACTCGGTCGCCTTGCGCGCGGATGTCGAGCTGGGCGGCACCGACCAGAAGTTCAACCTGCTGATGGGGCGTGAGCTGCAACGTGCTTATGGTCAGGAAGCTCAGTGCATTCTGACCATGCCGTTGCTCGAAGGCCTGGATGGCGTAAAGAAGATGTCCAAATCGTTGGGCAACTACGTCGGTATTCAGGAAGCGCCGGGTGTGATGTACGGCAAGCTGGTTTCCATTCCGGATGCGCTGATGTGGCGTTACTTCGAATTGCTCAGCTTCCGCTCTATGGACGAGATCAATGCATTCCGTGCTGATGTCGAGGTGGGTGCCAATCCGCGTGACATCAAGATCAAGCTGGCCGAAGAGATCGTTGCACGCTTCCATGGCGAGGAGGCTGCAGCCAATGCTCACCGTGCGGCGGGTAACCGTATGAAGGACGGGGAGCTGCCGGACGATCTGCCGGAAATCGAATTGACTGCTACCGAAGATATGCCGATCGCGGCTGTCCTTAATAAAGCCGGCCTCGTGAAGAACTCGGCGATGGCGCGTGATCTCCTGAATTCTGGCGGTGTTCGTATAGATGGTGAGGTTGTCGATCGCACCTTTATATATGTACTGGGCGCTACCCATGTTTGCCAGGCCGGGAAGAAGGCATTTGCGCGGATTTCGCTTAAATCCGAATAA
- a CDS encoding peptidoglycan DD-metalloendopeptidase family protein, which translates to MTKESSKAPPLYPKTHLLAASGIAALLSLALLVFPSSDVEAKKTTLSLELESPAEQLTQDQDAAEAAQATNESATSPFAQIENSAEDTPETAQAEPVPVVEEKKAPNHREVIVAKGDTLSTLFEKVGLPAASVHEVLASDKQAKQFSQLKHGQKLEFELSPEGQLTNLHSKVSDLESITLTKNDKGYVFNRITAKPTVRSAYVHGVINSSLSQSAARAGLSHSLTMDMASVFGYDVDFAQDIRQGDEFDVIYEQKVVNGKAVGNGPILSARFTNRGKTYTAVRYTNKQGNSSYYTADGNSMRKAFIRTPVDFARISSKFSMGRKHPILNKIRAHKGVDYAAPRGTPIKAAGDGKVLLAGRRGGYGNTVIIQHGNTYRTLYGHMQGFAKGVRTGSSVKQGQVIGYIGTTGLSTGPHLHYEFQVNGVHVDPLGQKVAMADPISKAERARFLAQSQPLMARMDQEKSTQLASSKR; encoded by the coding sequence ATGACCAAAGAATCGTCTAAAGCGCCACCGCTTTACCCGAAGACCCACCTGCTCGCAGCAAGTGGCATCGCCGCCCTTCTGAGCCTGGCGCTTCTGGTATTTCCTTCCAGTGATGTAGAAGCCAAAAAGACGACTCTGAGTCTTGAACTGGAAAGCCCTGCTGAACAACTGACACAAGATCAAGACGCCGCCGAAGCGGCCCAAGCCACAAATGAGTCCGCAACGTCCCCTTTCGCGCAAATCGAAAACAGCGCCGAAGACACCCCGGAAACCGCTCAGGCCGAACCTGTGCCAGTGGTCGAGGAAAAGAAGGCACCCAACCACAGGGAAGTGATCGTCGCCAAAGGCGATACGCTTTCTACGCTGTTCGAAAAAGTCGGACTTCCAGCTGCGTCGGTGCATGAAGTACTGGCCAGCGACAAGCAAGCCAAGCAGTTCAGCCAGCTGAAACATGGCCAGAAACTCGAATTCGAATTGAGCCCTGAAGGCCAGCTGACCAACCTGCACAGCAAGGTCAGCGACCTCGAAAGCATCACACTGACCAAGAATGACAAGGGTTACGTATTCAACAGAATCACCGCCAAGCCTACCGTGCGCTCAGCCTACGTTCATGGTGTGATCAACAGCTCGCTGTCACAATCTGCCGCTCGCGCCGGCCTGTCGCACAGCCTGACCATGGACATGGCCAGCGTGTTTGGCTATGACGTCGACTTCGCCCAGGATATCCGCCAGGGTGACGAGTTCGACGTGATCTACGAACAAAAGGTTGTCAACGGCAAGGCCGTCGGTAACGGGCCGATCCTCTCAGCGCGCTTCACCAACCGCGGCAAGACCTACACCGCCGTGCGCTACACCAACAAACAAGGCAACAGCAGCTACTACACTGCTGACGGCAACAGCATGCGCAAGGCGTTTATTCGTACACCGGTGGATTTCGCTCGCATCAGTTCCAAGTTTTCCATGGGTCGCAAGCACCCGATCCTGAACAAGATCCGCGCCCACAAAGGTGTCGACTACGCAGCTCCTCGCGGTACGCCAATCAAGGCTGCCGGCGACGGCAAAGTGTTGTTGGCCGGTCGACGCGGCGGCTACGGCAACACCGTGATCATTCAGCACGGCAACACCTATCGCACACTGTATGGTCACATGCAGGGATTTGCCAAAGGCGTCCGGACCGGTAGTTCTGTAAAGCAGGGCCAAGTGATTGGATACATCGGTACCACCGGCCTGTCTACTGGCCCTCATTTGCACTACGAGTTCCAGGTCAATGGTGTGCACGTTGATCCGCTGGGTCAAAAGGTGGCGATGGCCGATCCGATTTCCAAAGCGGAACGCGCTCGCTTCCTCGCGCAGAGTCAGCCGCTGATGGCGCGCATGGACCAAGAGAAGTCCACCCAACTGGCTTCGAGCAAGCGCTAA
- a CDS encoding anhydro-N-acetylmuramic acid kinase — MTLYIGVMSGTSLDGLDIALVEIAPAIKLIATHYIPMPDSLRSELLGLCASGPDEIARSAMAQQNWVKLAAQGIHTLLDEQNLKPEDIRAIGSHGQTIRHEPSRGFTVQIGNPALLTELTGITVVSDFRSRDVAAGGQGAPLVPAFHEALFEEQAGNRAVLNVGGFSNLSLIEPGKPVAGFDCGPGNVLLDAWIHQQRGENFDRDGQWAASGKIEPVLLKALLEDPFFLTKGPKSTGREVFNLPWLTQHLSTLPPFAAENVQATLLELTALTITESLQSAQSDTRELLVCGGGAHNATLMKRLAGLLPDATVSSTATHGVDPDWVEAMAFAWLAHCCLEGIAANRPSVTGARGLRVLGAIYPA, encoded by the coding sequence ATGACGCTCTATATAGGTGTGATGTCCGGGACCAGCCTCGATGGCCTGGATATCGCGCTGGTCGAGATAGCGCCAGCGATCAAGCTGATCGCCACGCACTACATTCCCATGCCTGACTCCCTGCGCAGCGAGCTGCTTGGCTTGTGCGCCAGTGGCCCGGACGAAATTGCCCGCTCAGCCATGGCCCAGCAGAATTGGGTAAAGCTGGCGGCGCAGGGCATTCATACCCTTCTTGATGAACAGAACCTGAAACCCGAAGACATTCGCGCGATTGGCAGCCACGGCCAGACCATTCGCCACGAACCGTCGCGCGGCTTCACGGTGCAAATCGGCAACCCCGCCCTGCTGACAGAATTGACCGGTATCACGGTAGTCAGCGACTTCCGCAGCCGCGATGTGGCGGCCGGCGGTCAAGGCGCCCCGCTGGTTCCAGCCTTCCACGAAGCCTTGTTTGAAGAACAGGCCGGCAACCGCGCGGTATTGAATGTTGGCGGTTTCAGCAACCTCAGCCTGATCGAGCCCGGCAAACCTGTGGCAGGCTTCGACTGCGGCCCGGGGAATGTGTTACTGGACGCCTGGATTCATCAGCAACGTGGCGAAAACTTTGATCGCGACGGCCAATGGGCCGCCAGCGGCAAGATCGAACCTGTTCTGCTGAAAGCGCTGCTTGAGGATCCGTTCTTCCTGACCAAAGGCCCGAAAAGCACGGGTCGTGAAGTGTTCAACCTGCCTTGGCTGACACAGCATTTATCAACGCTGCCGCCCTTCGCCGCCGAAAACGTGCAAGCAACGCTGCTTGAACTGACCGCACTGACCATTACCGAATCGCTGCAAAGCGCTCAATCGGATACCCGGGAGTTGCTGGTTTGTGGCGGCGGCGCACACAACGCCACATTGATGAAGCGGCTGGCCGGCCTGCTGCCTGACGCGACAGTCAGCAGCACAGCCACTCACGGCGTTGACCCCGACTGGGTAGAGGCCATGGCCTTCGCCTGGCTGGCCCACTGCTGCCTCGAAGGCATCGCCGCCAACCGCCCAAGCGTCACCGGTGCCCGCGGCCTGCGCGTACTCGGCGCCATCTACCCCGCCTGA
- the erpA gene encoding iron-sulfur cluster insertion protein ErpA, protein MSVESFTPTALQFTHGAAHKVKSLVDEEGNDRLKLRVFVTGGGCSGFQYGFTFDEEVADDDTIVEREGVSLVVDPMSFQYLAGAEVDYQEGLEGSRFVIKNPNATTTCGCGSSFSI, encoded by the coding sequence ATGAGCGTCGAATCCTTCACCCCCACGGCTTTGCAATTCACCCACGGTGCCGCGCACAAGGTGAAGAGCCTGGTCGATGAAGAGGGGAATGATCGCTTGAAGCTGCGCGTATTTGTTACGGGCGGCGGTTGTTCAGGTTTTCAGTACGGCTTTACCTTCGATGAAGAAGTGGCCGATGACGACACCATCGTCGAGCGCGAGGGTGTGAGTCTGGTCGTCGATCCGATGAGCTTCCAGTACCTGGCAGGCGCCGAGGTGGATTACCAGGAAGGTCTGGAAGGTTCGCGTTTCGTCATCAAGAACCCGAACGCCACCACCACGTGTGGCTGCGGCTCTTCGTTCTCGATCTGA
- the argC gene encoding N-acetyl-gamma-glutamyl-phosphate reductase has protein sequence MVKVGIVGGTGYTGVELLRLLAQHPQAEVVVITSRSEAGLAVADMYPNLRGHYDGLAFSVPDIKTLGACDVVFFATPHGVAHALAGELLAAGTKVIDLSADFRLQDADEWAKWYGQPHGAPQLLEEAVYGLPEVNREQIKQARLIAVPGCYPTATQLGFLPLLEAGLADTTRLIADCKSGVSGAGRGASVGSLYSETSESMKAYAVKGHRHLPEIRQGLRRAAGKDVGLTFVPHLTPMIRGIHSTLYATVVDRSVDLQALFEKRYANEPFVDVMPAGSHPETRSVRGANVCRIAVHRPQDGDLVVVLSVIDNLVKGASGQAVQNLNILFGLDERLGLSHAGMLP, from the coding sequence ATGGTCAAGGTCGGTATCGTCGGCGGCACGGGTTACACCGGTGTCGAACTGCTGCGTCTGTTGGCGCAGCATCCGCAGGCAGAAGTGGTGGTGATCACTTCCCGATCCGAGGCCGGTCTGGCCGTGGCTGACATGTACCCGAACCTGCGCGGTCATTACGATGGCCTGGCGTTCAGCGTTCCGGACATCAAGACCCTGGGCGCCTGCGACGTGGTGTTCTTCGCCACGCCTCACGGTGTCGCCCATGCGCTGGCCGGTGAACTGCTGGCGGCCGGGACCAAGGTCATCGACCTGTCGGCAGACTTCCGTCTGCAAGACGCTGACGAATGGGCCAAGTGGTACGGCCAGCCGCACGGTGCGCCGCAGCTGCTGGAAGAAGCGGTCTACGGCTTGCCGGAAGTCAATCGCGAGCAAATCAAACAGGCGCGCCTGATCGCCGTGCCAGGTTGCTACCCGACCGCTACGCAACTGGGCTTCCTGCCATTGCTCGAAGCCGGCCTGGCCGATACCACTCGCTTGATCGCTGACTGCAAATCCGGCGTCAGCGGTGCCGGTCGTGGCGCTTCCGTAGGTTCGCTGTACTCCGAGACATCGGAAAGCATGAAGGCCTACGCCGTCAAAGGTCACCGTCACTTGCCGGAAATTCGCCAGGGTCTGCGTCGCGCAGCAGGCAAGGACGTCGGGCTGACTTTCGTTCCGCATCTGACCCCGATGATTCGCGGCATCCACTCGACACTCTATGCGACGGTCGTGGATCGCTCGGTGGATCTGCAGGCGCTGTTTGAAAAGCGTTATGCCAACGAGCCGTTCGTTGATGTGATGCCGGCAGGCAGCCATCCGGAAACCCGCAGCGTACGCGGTGCCAACGTCTGCCGTATCGCCGTGCATCGTCCGCAGGACGGTGATCTGGTGGTGGTGTTGTCGGTAATCGATAACCTGGTCAAAGGCGCGTCGGGTCAGGCAGTGCAGAACCTGAACATCCTGTTTGGACTGGATGAACGTCTGGGCCTGTCCCACGCCGGCATGTTGCCGTAA
- the hemJ gene encoding protoporphyrinogen oxidase HemJ, whose product MLYLWLKALHIISMVCWFAGLFYLPRLFVYHAQSEDAVSKERFSLMERKLYRGIMGPAMIATLIFGIALIALNPSIFSQGAWIHAKLTLVVILIGYHHMCGAQVKRFARGENTRSHVFYRWFNEVPVLILLAIVILVVVRPF is encoded by the coding sequence ATGCTTTATCTGTGGCTCAAAGCGCTTCACATCATCAGCATGGTCTGCTGGTTTGCCGGCCTGTTTTACTTGCCGCGCCTGTTCGTCTATCACGCCCAAAGCGAAGACGCTGTCAGCAAAGAACGCTTCAGCCTGATGGAGCGCAAGCTGTACCGCGGCATCATGGGCCCGGCGATGATCGCCACGCTGATTTTCGGTATTGCACTGATTGCGCTGAACCCAAGCATATTCAGTCAAGGCGCCTGGATTCACGCCAAATTGACGCTGGTGGTCATCCTGATCGGCTACCACCACATGTGCGGCGCGCAGGTGAAACGTTTTGCCCGTGGCGAGAACACCCGCAGCCATGTCTTTTATCGCTGGTTCAATGAAGTGCCGGTTCTGATATTGCTGGCTATCGTAATTCTGGTCGTCGTTCGGCCGTTCTAA
- a CDS encoding NAD(P)H-dependent flavin oxidoreductase, which produces MSLPALLEQRLRLPVVAAPMFLISNPQLVLACCRNGVVGSFPALNQRESSGFKAWLEEIEAGLATLDNPAPYAVNLIVHNSNPRLQADLDICIEHKVPIVITSLGAVKELVDAVHGYGGLVFHDVTTRRHAEKAAEAGVDGLIAVAAGAGGHAGTWSPFSLIAEIRQFFDKTLLLAGCLNHGHEILAAQLLGADLAYFGTRFIGTAESHAPDAYKEMLLNARAADIIHTPAVSGVPASFMRQSLEAAGFDMAALQNKGEVNFGSKLKPLSDEAKAWKTVWSAGQGVGEIDDLPSVDQLVARLDAEYRKALELAAQLPKRWPR; this is translated from the coding sequence ATGTCGCTGCCCGCTTTGCTCGAACAACGTTTGCGCCTGCCCGTCGTGGCAGCGCCGATGTTCCTGATTTCCAATCCACAATTGGTACTCGCCTGCTGCCGTAATGGCGTAGTGGGCAGCTTTCCCGCGCTGAACCAGCGCGAGAGCAGCGGTTTCAAAGCCTGGCTGGAAGAAATCGAGGCTGGCCTGGCGACACTGGACAACCCCGCGCCCTATGCCGTGAACCTGATCGTCCACAACAGTAATCCACGGCTGCAGGCGGACCTGGACATCTGCATCGAGCACAAGGTGCCGATCGTGATCACCAGCCTCGGCGCCGTGAAAGAACTGGTCGATGCCGTCCACGGTTATGGAGGCCTGGTCTTCCATGACGTAACGACCCGACGCCACGCAGAGAAAGCCGCCGAAGCGGGCGTTGATGGCTTGATTGCCGTGGCCGCGGGCGCCGGCGGACACGCGGGAACCTGGAGCCCGTTTTCGCTGATTGCCGAAATCCGCCAGTTCTTCGACAAGACGCTGCTGCTGGCCGGCTGCCTCAACCATGGCCACGAGATACTCGCGGCACAATTGCTCGGTGCGGATCTGGCCTACTTCGGTACACGATTTATCGGCACCGCTGAAAGTCATGCGCCTGACGCCTACAAAGAGATGCTGCTGAACGCCAGAGCGGCAGACATCATCCATACACCGGCCGTGTCGGGCGTACCGGCGAGCTTTATGCGTCAGAGCCTGGAAGCGGCCGGTTTCGACATGGCGGCGCTGCAAAACAAGGGCGAGGTCAATTTCGGCTCCAAGCTCAAGCCATTGAGCGATGAAGCCAAGGCCTGGAAAACCGTGTGGTCCGCCGGCCAGGGCGTCGGAGAAATCGATGATTTGCCGAGCGTGGATCAATTGGTCGCCCGGCTGGACGCTGAATACCGCAAGGCGCTGGAACTGGCGGCACAACTGCCGAAACGCTGGCCACGCTGA
- a CDS encoding DUF805 domain-containing protein, which translates to MSDNRFKIVFDGALLPGVEITTAKLNLAALYKSEVAAIERLFTGQTVTLKQNLSQTEAQTYLQALTKTGIDARIEAEPSIELNLDDVQHHAAVSSQPVFADPESPYAPPRATVGESLPQFATLKPFSVEGRIGRLRYLAWTMVLTLVMLGIGSVVAIFAIALISSDSTAGLIVGGLVAFFLCIAIAVVSIQISVQRLHDIGWSGWLWLLNLVPFVGSFFPFVIMCVPGTNIANRYGPPPPPNTTAVKVLSSLWVVVIALGFVGLLAGGFSAIQQEYENAAETSYDSGSVTTDEVEAEPAEEAEQVPDSTDDEAEEAPAPVDSAKE; encoded by the coding sequence ATGAGCGACAACCGTTTCAAGATCGTATTCGACGGCGCTCTGCTGCCGGGCGTTGAGATCACCACCGCCAAACTCAATCTGGCGGCGTTGTACAAAAGCGAAGTGGCGGCCATCGAACGGCTGTTCACCGGGCAGACCGTAACGCTCAAGCAAAACCTGTCGCAGACAGAGGCGCAAACCTACCTTCAGGCGCTGACGAAAACCGGCATCGATGCCCGTATCGAAGCCGAACCCTCGATTGAACTGAACCTGGACGATGTTCAACACCACGCCGCCGTAAGCAGCCAACCAGTATTCGCAGACCCCGAGTCTCCCTACGCACCGCCGCGGGCCACCGTTGGTGAAAGCTTGCCGCAGTTCGCCACGCTCAAGCCATTCAGCGTCGAAGGACGCATCGGCCGTTTGCGTTATCTGGCCTGGACCATGGTCCTGACGCTGGTCATGCTCGGTATCGGGTCGGTCGTGGCGATTTTCGCCATCGCCCTGATCAGCAGCGATTCCACCGCAGGCCTGATTGTCGGAGGCCTGGTGGCATTTTTTCTGTGCATCGCCATCGCAGTCGTCAGCATTCAGATCAGCGTTCAACGGCTACACGACATTGGCTGGTCCGGCTGGCTCTGGTTGCTGAATCTCGTGCCATTCGTGGGCAGTTTCTTTCCGTTCGTGATCATGTGCGTGCCAGGCACCAACATCGCTAATCGCTACGGCCCTCCACCACCGCCGAACACCACGGCAGTCAAAGTGCTGTCTTCGCTGTGGGTCGTGGTCATTGCCCTCGGCTTTGTTGGTCTGTTGGCGGGTGGCTTCAGTGCAATCCAGCAAGAATACGAAAACGCGGCCGAAACCAGCTATGACAGCGGCTCGGTAACCACCGACGAAGTGGAAGCCGAGCCCGCCGAAGAGGCGGAACAAGTGCCGGATTCCACAGACGATGAAGCCGAAGAAGCCCCGGCCCCTGTAGACTCTGCGAAAGAATGA
- a CDS encoding SDR family NAD(P)-dependent oxidoreductase yields MTRYALITGASSGIGLAMAEALARRGRSLILVARQRDQLESIAIELTQRFGVEVLFRACDLGEPLRLSGFLLELEEGDRQIDLLVNCAGIGTCGPFLAQDWMTEQDLIEVNILALTRLCHAIGNSMALQGGGQILNVASVAAFHPGPWMSTYYASKAYVLHFSEGLRVELKKCAVKVSVLCPGPTRTAFFRTAQLDSDKLVRSKLLMSPEEVALYTVRALEKNRAIIIPGRLNRWLAFLPRLGSRWLIRTLTGMVNKAYCPR; encoded by the coding sequence ATGACCCGTTACGCTCTGATCACTGGCGCTTCCAGCGGCATCGGCCTGGCGATGGCCGAAGCGCTGGCCCGCCGTGGCCGCAGCCTGATTCTGGTGGCCCGACAACGTGATCAGCTGGAAAGTATTGCAATTGAACTGACCCAACGTTTTGGCGTGGAGGTGTTATTCCGCGCCTGCGACCTCGGCGAGCCACTGCGCCTGTCCGGGTTTCTGCTGGAACTGGAAGAAGGTGACCGGCAGATCGACCTGCTGGTGAACTGCGCCGGCATCGGCACCTGCGGCCCTTTCCTGGCGCAGGACTGGATGACCGAGCAAGACCTGATCGAAGTGAACATCCTGGCCCTGACCCGCCTGTGTCATGCCATCGGTAACAGCATGGCGTTGCAGGGTGGCGGACAGATCCTGAATGTCGCTTCGGTCGCGGCCTTCCATCCCGGCCCCTGGATGAGCACTTACTACGCCAGCAAAGCCTATGTGCTGCACTTCTCCGAAGGGTTGCGCGTCGAGCTGAAGAAATGCGCGGTCAAGGTTTCCGTACTCTGCCCCGGTCCGACCCGCACCGCGTTTTTCCGCACCGCGCAGTTGGACAGCGACAAACTGGTCCGAAGCAAACTGTTGATGAGCCCCGAGGAAGTCGCGCTGTATACGGTGCGGGCTCTGGAAAAGAATCGCGCCATCATTATTCCGGGCCGGCTGAACCGCTGGCTCGCTTTCCTGCCACGGCTTGGCTCACGCTGGTTGATCAGGACCCTCACAGGCATGGTCAACAAGGCCTATTGCCCGCGCTGA
- a CDS encoding histidine triad nucleotide-binding protein — protein sequence MDTLFTKIINREIPAKIIYEDDQVLAFHDIAPQAPVHFLVIPKKPVRTLNDLTEDDKALAGHILFTAQRLAKELGCEKGFRVVMNCNEEGGQTVYHIHMHVLGQRQMHWPPG from the coding sequence GTGGATACTCTGTTCACCAAGATCATCAACCGGGAAATCCCGGCGAAGATCATTTACGAGGACGACCAGGTACTGGCCTTCCACGACATCGCCCCACAGGCACCGGTGCATTTTCTGGTGATCCCGAAGAAACCGGTGCGCACCCTCAACGACCTCACCGAGGACGACAAGGCATTGGCCGGGCATATCCTGTTCACTGCCCAGCGCCTGGCAAAGGAACTGGGTTGCGAGAAAGGTTTTCGCGTTGTCATGAACTGCAATGAAGAAGGCGGACAGACTGTTTACCACATTCATATGCACGTACTGGGTCAACGCCAGATGCATTGGCCGCCGGGTTGA